The Prosthecobacter algae genome window below encodes:
- a CDS encoding MgtC/SapB family protein, with the protein MTPPELLTLQQLLISLGLGLLLGLERERSESTIAGIRTFPFIALLGTICAQISTVTTPWILAAGLLAVTAIVIFANYAKLRNGENDAGTTTEFAALLLYAVGAYIVLGSIGPALVLGGIMVILLHLKGPMHRMVTAIGPHDMRAIMQLVLISIIILPVLPNQAYGPYGVWNPFKIWLMVVFIVGISLSGYVIYKCFGARIGLLLGGIIGGLVSSTATTVSFARRCATDAALAPIGAFIIMLASCIALVRVLIEIAVVAPGTLRALAPPLSIMLGACLLIAAALHLISRRHTSEMEEPKNPAEFKSALFFGLLYALVLYGVAEAKARFGETGLYAISAISGLTDMDAITLSTAQMAATGSISTRLAWHAILIAAMANFIFKLGTVALLGSRALLLRTAAAFALALLTGTALLILWPW; encoded by the coding sequence ATGACCCCACCCGAACTCCTCACCCTCCAGCAGCTCCTCATCTCCCTCGGCCTCGGCCTCCTCCTCGGGCTGGAGCGCGAACGGTCCGAAAGCACCATCGCCGGCATCCGCACCTTCCCCTTCATCGCGCTCCTCGGCACCATCTGCGCCCAGATCTCCACCGTCACCACCCCCTGGATCCTCGCCGCAGGCCTCCTCGCCGTCACCGCCATCGTCATCTTTGCCAACTACGCCAAGCTCCGCAACGGCGAAAACGACGCCGGCACCACCACCGAATTCGCCGCCCTCCTCCTCTATGCCGTCGGGGCCTACATCGTCCTCGGCAGCATCGGCCCCGCCCTCGTCCTCGGCGGCATCATGGTCATCCTCCTGCATCTCAAAGGCCCCATGCACCGCATGGTCACCGCCATCGGCCCGCATGACATGCGCGCCATCATGCAGCTCGTCCTCATCAGCATCATCATCCTGCCCGTGCTGCCCAATCAAGCCTACGGCCCTTATGGCGTATGGAATCCCTTCAAAATCTGGCTCATGGTCGTCTTCATCGTCGGCATCAGCCTCAGCGGTTACGTCATTTATAAATGCTTCGGCGCCCGCATCGGCCTCCTCCTCGGCGGCATCATCGGCGGCCTCGTCTCCAGCACCGCCACCACCGTCAGCTTCGCCCGCCGCTGCGCCACCGATGCCGCCCTCGCCCCCATCGGTGCCTTCATCATCATGCTCGCCTCCTGCATCGCCCTCGTGCGCGTGCTCATCGAGATCGCCGTCGTCGCCCCCGGCACCCTCCGCGCCCTCGCCCCGCCCCTCAGCATCATGCTCGGCGCCTGTCTCCTCATCGCCGCCGCCCTGCACCTCATCAGCCGCCGCCACACCAGCGAAATGGAGGAGCCCAAAAACCCCGCCGAATTCAAATCCGCCCTCTTCTTCGGCCTCCTCTACGCCCTCGTCCTCTACGGCGTCGCCGAGGCCAAAGCCCGCTTTGGCGAGACCGGCCTCTACGCCATCAGCGCCATCTCCGGCCTCACCGATATGGATGCCATCACCCTCTCCACCGCCCAGATGGCCGCCACCGGCAGCATCAGCACCCGCCTCGCCTGGCACGCCATCCTCATCGCCGCCATGGCCAATTTCATCTTCAAGCTCGGCACCGTCGCCCTCCTCGGCTCGCGCGCCCTCCTCCTCCGCACCGCCGCCGCCTTCGCCCTCGCCCTCCTCACCGGCACCGCCCTCCTCATCCTCTGGCCCTGGTAA
- a CDS encoding YybH family protein, which translates to MNTPTSPHEAESQVRATIQTWTDAIHRKDVPAVLSLFATQTVRFFLSPPLETEAPPLENVEAWFRTFEGDIGYEVRQLTLTTSGQLAFTNSLNRITGARSDGQQTNFWFRQTLCLRLIDHHWRIIHIHESVPTYLDGTHRAAMDLQPTSLG; encoded by the coding sequence ATGAACACCCCCACCTCCCCCCATGAGGCCGAATCCCAGGTCCGCGCCACCATCCAGACCTGGACCGATGCAATCCACCGCAAAGACGTCCCCGCCGTCCTCAGCCTCTTCGCCACCCAGACCGTCCGCTTCTTCCTCTCGCCCCCGCTCGAGACCGAAGCCCCGCCCCTGGAAAACGTCGAAGCCTGGTTCCGCACCTTCGAAGGCGACATCGGCTACGAAGTCCGCCAGCTCACCCTCACCACCAGTGGCCAGCTCGCCTTCACCAACAGCCTCAACCGCATCACCGGTGCCCGCAGCGACGGCCAGCAGACCAACTTCTGGTTCCGCCAGACCCTCTGCCTCCGCCTCATCGACCACCACTGGCGCATCATCCACATCCATGAATCCGTGCCCACCTACCTCGATGGTACCCACCGCGCCGCCATGGACCTCCAGCCCACCTCCCTCGGCTAA